The following coding sequences are from one Leptospira mayottensis 200901116 window:
- a CDS encoding TPR end-of-group domain-containing protein, with translation MKRPIIVSFDSFRYHLLEENFPFFRRSFILRWLGLFSILLLVFNLSILAEENDNFESENNSLENNQEISHEDLLSDWWLKSDRTWKAWIENENTAEEGEAKEEFNTAYSMSLDFYRNGSDRSKSEWRDEVLDWTVNHFNQSLGTRKMGHAAYILKLFYDVSRVIGIGNGTIKGIDSQNEYDIREYFAGDLIVYMQKANDFQYETFMKTLIPSKITDSRLVFNLACLNSNRGKKKEMLKYMKIALALGKPKSHFKGDPDFKKFWNDPDFLKLVKE, from the coding sequence GTGAAACGACCAATCATTGTAAGCTTCGATTCTTTTCGATATCATTTACTCGAAGAAAACTTTCCATTTTTTCGAAGGTCGTTTATTTTGAGATGGCTTGGTCTTTTTTCGATTCTCCTCCTTGTTTTCAACCTTTCTATTCTTGCTGAAGAAAATGATAATTTTGAGAGCGAAAATAATTCCCTCGAAAATAATCAAGAAATTTCTCATGAAGATCTTTTATCGGATTGGTGGCTGAAATCGGATCGAACCTGGAAGGCTTGGATCGAAAATGAAAATACTGCGGAAGAAGGCGAGGCAAAAGAGGAATTTAATACTGCATATTCCATGTCCTTGGATTTTTATCGGAACGGATCCGACCGTTCCAAATCTGAGTGGAGAGATGAAGTCTTAGATTGGACTGTCAACCATTTCAATCAAAGCTTAGGAACTCGGAAAATGGGTCATGCAGCATATATTCTAAAATTATTCTACGATGTCAGCCGTGTGATCGGCATCGGAAATGGAACCATCAAAGGCATTGATTCGCAAAACGAATACGATATCCGAGAATATTTCGCCGGAGATTTAATCGTATACATGCAGAAAGCAAACGACTTTCAGTATGAAACTTTTATGAAAACCTTAATCCCGTCGAAAATTACGGATAGTCGATTAGTTTTTAATCTAGCCTGTTTAAACTCCAATCGCGGTAAAAAAAAGGAAATGCTGAAGTATATGAAAATTGCCCTTGCTTTGGGAAAACCCAAGAGTCATTTCAAAGGGGACCCGGATTTTAAAAAGTTTTGGAACGATCCTGATTTTTTAAAACTAGTTAAAGAATAA
- a CDS encoding LolA family protein, with protein sequence MKKTIILSFYILFLVLEPALLAQPAHNWNSPSEVVKQVKKKFNDLSSYKANFQIQTVSNRKSKNMRGVCLYKKGGRIRYQFSDPSGDEIVSDGKTLYIYIARLNAVGKQDLTLNKSNKSGPIFSSFTDEGLSRIFRKYHYKFDSIEQPQTSSKDGRKYFVLNLEQREKIGGFETMLLYVDAETYFIQKAVASDGRGKETTVEFSNLEINPDLEDGQFNFHIGGNAKIINNPLVSEQ encoded by the coding sequence ATGAAAAAAACAATCATTCTCTCTTTTTATATTTTATTTTTAGTCTTAGAACCCGCTCTCCTGGCGCAACCCGCGCATAATTGGAACTCTCCTTCCGAAGTCGTTAAACAGGTGAAGAAGAAGTTCAACGATCTGAGTTCCTACAAGGCCAACTTTCAGATCCAAACCGTTTCCAATAGAAAGAGCAAAAATATGAGAGGGGTTTGTCTTTACAAAAAAGGCGGAAGAATTCGGTATCAATTTAGTGATCCTTCCGGAGATGAGATCGTTTCCGACGGAAAAACTTTGTATATTTACATAGCCCGTCTGAATGCAGTGGGAAAACAGGATCTTACACTCAATAAATCGAATAAATCCGGTCCAATCTTTTCCAGTTTTACGGATGAAGGCCTTTCCAGAATTTTTAGAAAATACCACTATAAGTTTGATTCGATCGAACAACCACAAACTTCTTCCAAAGATGGACGTAAATATTTTGTACTCAATTTGGAACAAAGGGAAAAAATAGGCGGTTTCGAAACCATGCTCCTTTATGTGGATGCGGAAACGTATTTTATTCAGAAAGCGGTCGCAAGCGACGGAAGAGGAAAGGAAACTACGGTCGAATTCTCCAACTTGGAAATCAATCCGGATCTAGAAGATGGACAATTCAACTTTCATATCGGTGGAAACGCAAAAATTATAAACAACCCGCTTGTGTCGGAACAATAA
- a CDS encoding helix-turn-helix domain-containing protein yields the protein MNQKRVGQILREAREEKKLSVKDVAKETNISVKYILALETEDYSQFPGETFTMGFLKNYGSYLKLDTGQLINLYRGEKIEESQAPLEELTRPTTSYYTKINVDKNKIFTIASVLIILISAYLIIDSFIDPSSGDDAVEESGKKLDIPENIDFLTRSIPESRSESFILTPDKGVSFSVSNQQCKLFIDSVEKGGALNTAVLAFNVYPELTVYKFRLNEGQEKVLSYTIPEISSLRRNVRIIAQAVTENSAKVLVTLSEEEQKQENKNNAIDNTKTLGDVPIQVTLFFNKVSYAEFIIDGQMGFRGLVQANETKSIEAKDRLELKVGDGSAVEMIQNGKPKITLGRPGKLVKKIFVKTQNPYDSTQSIIKELGE from the coding sequence TTGAATCAGAAAAGAGTAGGGCAAATTCTCCGCGAGGCGAGAGAAGAAAAAAAACTCAGTGTCAAAGATGTAGCAAAAGAAACCAACATCTCCGTTAAATACATTCTTGCACTTGAGACCGAGGATTATTCCCAGTTTCCGGGTGAAACTTTCACTATGGGTTTTTTAAAGAATTACGGGAGTTATCTCAAACTTGATACTGGACAACTCATCAACTTGTATCGGGGAGAAAAGATTGAAGAATCCCAAGCCCCGCTCGAAGAGCTGACCCGTCCGACCACTTCGTATTATACAAAAATCAATGTGGATAAAAACAAAATCTTTACGATTGCGTCCGTATTGATCATCCTTATTTCTGCATACCTCATCATTGATAGTTTTATAGACCCTTCTTCTGGGGACGATGCAGTGGAGGAATCCGGTAAAAAACTGGATATTCCCGAAAACATCGATTTTCTTACCCGTTCCATTCCGGAAAGTCGAAGCGAATCTTTTATTCTCACGCCCGATAAAGGAGTGAGTTTTTCCGTGAGCAACCAACAATGTAAACTGTTTATCGACTCTGTGGAAAAAGGAGGTGCCTTAAATACAGCGGTCCTCGCATTTAACGTATATCCCGAACTCACTGTGTATAAATTCCGTCTGAACGAGGGACAAGAAAAAGTTCTGAGTTATACAATTCCGGAAATTTCAAGTCTTAGGCGTAATGTTCGGATCATAGCGCAGGCCGTGACTGAAAATTCTGCAAAAGTTCTTGTAACGTTAAGCGAAGAGGAGCAAAAGCAGGAAAACAAGAACAATGCGATAGATAACACCAAAACGTTAGGCGACGTTCCAATCCAAGTGACCCTGTTTTTTAATAAGGTGAGTTATGCAGAATTTATCATCGATGGCCAGATGGGATTTAGAGGTCTTGTCCAAGCGAACGAAACCAAAAGTATAGAGGCAAAGGATCGTCTCGAACTGAAAGTAGGAGACGGTTCTGCCGTGGAGATGATTCAAAACGGAAAACCTAAGATTACCTTAGGGCGTCCGGGAAAACTCGTGAAGAAAATATTCGTGAAAACGCAGAATCCTTATGATAGTACTCAGTCCATCATCAAGGAGCTGGGAGAATAG
- the rimO gene encoding 30S ribosomal protein S12 methylthiotransferase RimO, producing the protein MDKKFYITTLGCPKNTADSMSMHHSLLEEGFTPATFAEESDFHFINTCTFIQSATEETIQTILSAARVKKQNHQKLVVVGCFAERYPDNINSEIPEVDLFFGTGKYAQAGKILREKFPDLSPPKREFNDSLLERLKLSSEIENYSKPYAYVKVSDGCNRGCSFCIIPSFRGKFRESPVEDILRDADRAIRAGAKEVCLVSQDTVYYGRNSEVLLDMVRKVAEIDSLEILRLLYLYPDKKTEKLIRLMGETPKIAPYLESPLQHVSSKILKSMNRVGESSTFKDLFALAREVKPGLEIRTSFIIGYPGEEPDDVDQILRFIEETRPEKVNLFSYSPQEGTKGAELKQTVPEKEKSKRINLIRDAHLAILEEIHESRIGQTYDAIVDSVEEDGQVIVRRFQDAPEMDEVVYVDEVSLIPGMIGKVRVDSFYEYDMNGTWISK; encoded by the coding sequence TTGGACAAGAAGTTCTACATCACCACTCTCGGTTGTCCCAAAAATACCGCGGACTCTATGAGTATGCATCATTCTCTTTTGGAAGAGGGATTTACTCCGGCCACTTTTGCGGAAGAGTCCGATTTTCACTTTATCAATACCTGCACTTTCATTCAATCGGCTACGGAAGAAACGATTCAGACAATTTTATCTGCGGCCCGGGTCAAAAAACAAAATCATCAGAAACTGGTCGTAGTAGGTTGTTTTGCGGAACGATATCCGGATAATATCAATTCCGAAATTCCGGAAGTGGATCTGTTTTTCGGCACGGGCAAATATGCACAAGCGGGTAAAATACTGCGGGAAAAATTTCCGGACCTTTCCCCTCCGAAACGCGAATTCAACGATAGTCTATTAGAAAGATTGAAACTATCTTCCGAGATCGAAAATTATTCTAAACCGTATGCCTATGTGAAGGTTTCCGACGGTTGTAACCGTGGATGTTCATTTTGTATCATTCCTTCCTTTCGAGGTAAGTTTCGGGAATCTCCCGTGGAAGATATTCTTCGGGATGCGGACCGTGCGATCCGTGCGGGTGCTAAAGAAGTTTGTTTGGTTTCCCAAGACACCGTATATTACGGAAGGAATTCCGAAGTTCTTTTGGATATGGTCCGCAAAGTTGCAGAGATCGATTCCTTGGAAATTTTAAGGCTCTTGTATCTGTATCCGGATAAAAAAACCGAAAAGTTGATCCGGCTTATGGGGGAAACTCCGAAAATCGCTCCGTATTTGGAATCCCCTTTGCAACATGTATCTTCTAAAATTCTAAAGTCGATGAATCGAGTCGGGGAAAGTTCCACTTTCAAGGATCTTTTTGCCTTGGCGAGAGAGGTCAAACCCGGTCTCGAAATTCGGACTTCGTTTATCATCGGTTATCCCGGAGAGGAACCGGATGACGTGGATCAGATTCTGCGATTTATTGAAGAAACGAGACCGGAAAAGGTAAATCTGTTTTCCTATTCTCCGCAGGAAGGAACTAAAGGTGCGGAGTTAAAACAAACCGTTCCTGAAAAGGAAAAATCGAAACGAATCAATCTGATTCGGGATGCACACTTGGCGATCTTAGAGGAGATTCACGAATCCCGTATCGGTCAAACTTACGATGCGATCGTGGATTCGGTCGAAGAAGACGGCCAGGTCATTGTCCGCAGATTTCAGGATGCCCCCGAAATGGATGAGGTCGTGTATGTGGATGAAGTTTCCCTGATTCCGGGTATGATCGGAAAAGTGCGGGTCGATTCCTTTTACGAATACGATATGAACGGAACCTGGATTTCTAAATGA
- the pgsA gene encoding CDP-diacylglycerol--glycerol-3-phosphate 3-phosphatidyltransferase gives MNKSIFNIPNLLTMLRVVAVPFFVWFLFQKELEYHIAALVLFSVASLTDLIDGYLARKWNQETEFGKFLDPLADKIIVTGCFITFIFLQEQIEFWMVCLIIGRDMLITSLRYLAIRQGHSIRTTMLGKVKTVFQMGAILLILIFFILVSSKKRILINEAYASGKASGLTVFEIATGNAIYFFQNLNKNTGLGDVIFGLGAFVPYWGMLITTAITVISGIRYLVTNSKVLRPSHIKRMFQKNGTKSNRS, from the coding sequence ATGAACAAATCTATTTTCAATATTCCTAATCTTCTCACGATGCTTCGTGTCGTAGCGGTCCCTTTTTTCGTATGGTTTCTATTCCAGAAAGAACTGGAATATCACATAGCCGCTCTTGTGCTTTTTTCCGTGGCTTCTCTCACCGATTTGATCGACGGTTATCTTGCCCGAAAGTGGAATCAGGAAACCGAGTTCGGTAAATTCCTGGATCCTCTTGCCGACAAGATCATCGTAACGGGTTGTTTTATTACGTTTATATTTTTGCAGGAACAAATTGAATTTTGGATGGTTTGTTTGATCATAGGACGGGATATGCTTATCACGAGTCTTCGTTATTTGGCGATCCGACAAGGACATTCGATTCGAACTACCATGCTTGGAAAGGTCAAGACGGTATTTCAAATGGGGGCTATTCTTTTGATCCTCATATTTTTTATTTTGGTTTCGAGCAAAAAGAGAATTTTGATCAACGAGGCCTATGCTTCCGGAAAGGCGAGTGGTCTTACGGTGTTTGAAATTGCCACTGGGAATGCGATTTACTTTTTCCAAAATCTGAATAAAAATACCGGACTTGGAGACGTTATTTTCGGTTTGGGAGCTTTCGTTCCTTATTGGGGGATGCTCATTACTACCGCGATCACCGTGATTTCCGGAATTCGTTATCTCGTTACCAACAGTAAGGTTCTTCGACCTTCTCATATCAAAAGGATGTTTCAGAAAAATGGAACCAAGAGCAATCGTTCTTAA
- the trpD gene encoding anthranilate phosphoribosyltransferase, giving the protein MEPRAIVLKLVERKHISVEEAEFFMSRVMKGEVSEILVSSFVTAMRANGESVDEVLGCTLALRKNALKPKTVFPFDLLDTCGTGGDNQGTINISTLSAITLASLGVKVAKHGNRSVSSHTGSSDILARLGYQTETTQEEVEAHLINRGFTFLFAPMWHPSMKYAGPVRKELGFRTVFNMIGPLSNPFSPQFQIIGVYQPELTELFIKVLQFLGLKRALVCHSRDGLDEFSIFQITDYTLLENEVISRHSFDPMTLGLSSLKREEVYANSSEHAEVLARRVLNSEPIAGTHAVALNAGAGLFVMGKVKTIEQGYKIAWEALLSGKTRKYFEDLISKE; this is encoded by the coding sequence ATGGAACCAAGAGCAATCGTTCTTAAACTGGTCGAACGTAAACATATCAGTGTCGAAGAGGCCGAATTCTTTATGAGTCGTGTAATGAAGGGGGAAGTTTCCGAAATTCTTGTTTCCTCTTTCGTGACTGCTATGCGTGCCAACGGAGAATCTGTGGACGAGGTGCTCGGTTGTACCCTCGCCCTTCGTAAGAACGCACTCAAGCCTAAGACTGTATTTCCCTTTGATCTTTTGGATACCTGTGGGACCGGTGGGGACAACCAAGGCACGATCAATATTAGTACTCTTTCCGCTATCACTTTGGCTTCTTTGGGAGTGAAGGTGGCAAAGCACGGAAACCGTTCCGTATCCTCCCATACCGGTTCGAGTGATATTCTCGCTCGTCTCGGGTATCAAACCGAAACGACCCAGGAAGAAGTGGAAGCACATCTCATAAATCGCGGATTTACATTCTTATTTGCGCCGATGTGGCATCCGTCGATGAAGTATGCGGGTCCGGTTCGTAAAGAACTTGGGTTTAGAACTGTGTTCAATATGATCGGTCCTCTTTCCAATCCGTTTTCCCCACAATTTCAGATCATCGGAGTTTACCAACCGGAATTGACGGAATTGTTCATTAAGGTTTTGCAATTCCTAGGTTTGAAACGGGCTTTGGTTTGTCATTCCCGTGATGGTCTGGACGAATTTTCCATCTTTCAAATAACAGATTATACTCTCTTAGAAAATGAGGTTATCAGTCGTCATTCTTTTGATCCTATGACTCTTGGGCTTTCTTCCTTAAAAAGAGAGGAAGTATACGCCAATTCCAGTGAACATGCGGAAGTTTTGGCCAGAAGAGTTTTGAATTCAGAGCCGATTGCGGGAACACACGCGGTGGCTTTAAATGCGGGAGCGGGGCTTTTTGTGATGGGAAAGGTAAAAACAATTGAACAAGGTTATAAAATCGCTTGGGAGGCTCTCCTTTCGGGAAAAACAAGAAAGTATTTCGAAGATTTAATTTCCAAAGAGTAA
- the yajC gene encoding preprotein translocase subunit YajC, whose translation MIFNSSILLQLAQAAGEGDKSPFSTLLLIPIMLVIMYFLVIRPQRSEEKKRKEMIGGLKKGDEVITSSGIHGKVVEIKDNNEVVVLNIAKDTNVSFTASTVLKKKQADK comes from the coding sequence ATGATTTTTAATTCCAGCATATTACTACAACTGGCGCAGGCCGCCGGAGAAGGGGATAAATCTCCTTTTTCCACTTTGCTTCTGATCCCGATTATGCTCGTGATTATGTATTTCCTAGTCATACGCCCGCAGAGGAGCGAAGAAAAAAAACGTAAAGAGATGATAGGCGGTTTGAAAAAAGGAGACGAAGTGATTACTTCGTCTGGAATTCACGGTAAGGTCGTAGAGATCAAAGACAACAACGAGGTTGTAGTTCTCAACATCGCAAAAGATACGAACGTATCTTTTACCGCGAGTACCGTTTTAAAAAAGAAACAAGCAGACAAATGA
- a CDS encoding SRP-less Sec system protein, translating into MKKVAVSILIFLFLGNLSLFSQDGEEVDFLEKVSEPKKKTVSKKSSNYSSSSGSKISKKKEKRRFKKKKSKKSSTVPTNPENSKKNTEPDNNEGSSSGNNTSQNNGSNSSNSNTQIKESGNVDGQPLASASVSKTDLGELPKPYWVNEEMKVRPNNLPGYTASVESEKPEQGASFRSSLSEILKLGEDKKKEEEKKKVQGGQKAGSFTGFLSEYKKPIIIVVFILLFALYRLKAGKSRGNSSRRSPVTINKMRRD; encoded by the coding sequence ATGAAAAAAGTCGCGGTCTCAATTCTGATCTTTTTATTTCTAGGAAATCTATCTTTATTTTCTCAGGATGGGGAAGAAGTTGATTTTTTAGAAAAGGTTTCAGAACCCAAAAAAAAGACCGTCAGCAAAAAATCTTCGAATTATAGCTCTTCGAGCGGTTCTAAGATTTCCAAAAAAAAGGAAAAAAGAAGATTCAAAAAAAAGAAGTCTAAAAAGTCTTCTACTGTTCCGACCAATCCAGAAAATTCAAAGAAGAATACGGAGCCGGATAATAACGAGGGTAGCTCTTCCGGAAACAATACTTCTCAGAATAACGGATCGAATTCATCTAACTCCAATACACAAATCAAAGAGTCCGGTAATGTAGACGGACAACCGCTTGCGAGTGCGAGTGTTTCCAAAACCGATCTGGGAGAACTACCCAAGCCGTATTGGGTCAACGAAGAGATGAAGGTCCGTCCGAACAATCTGCCCGGTTATACCGCCTCTGTTGAATCCGAAAAGCCGGAGCAGGGCGCTTCCTTTAGGAGTAGTCTTTCCGAAATACTGAAGTTAGGCGAAGACAAAAAAAAGGAAGAGGAAAAAAAGAAAGTTCAGGGAGGGCAAAAGGCCGGTTCTTTTACTGGTTTTCTTTCCGAATATAAGAAACCTATTATCATTGTAGTATTTATTCTATTATTTGCTTTGTATCGATTGAAAGCGGGTAAATCGCGCGGCAATTCTAGTCGCAGATCCCCGGTTACGATCAATAAAATGAGAAGAGATTAG
- the secD gene encoding protein translocase subunit SecD has protein sequence MKSATWIFLPLAIILVATVILYPNFATRELELAIRKEFISLPPEQKKAILSRFEKRWNLEYKQSDWVITPVPTAFQEESYLLVKGRFITSAKINQISQENPELILEAKNKLRPTFVEEWITKGRPLTIKLGLDLQGGMRVALKGDFEDYAFKLRESYIKEIETLQKTVADPSVDEKEKKKAKDRLSEIESYFELSPSRKLLELEKAKLIIDNRLTSQNLTEPQVRIQKDQDSIEVSLPGVTNSSQILEIIQNTETVEYRLEEPENSAGNGLTYAAIIQQEENKLLELKRREETDIVQYQNIVKQKLGKAEQDKFLQALEDKYKIPKDKYRIFAYWARGNNQNSPLLPRRFIVLEKAIALDGRDMRDARPSFENNSFGYIVSFTLTSSGAEKFFEITSQNKGRNLAIVWGDKVVSAPTIRGAIAGGVAQIDGSFAKEEAVDLANVISEGALPIPLRVLEMRFIGPTLGIESIEVGMKAVLIGFVLVMFYMILIYRLSGLVANVALFANILILSALLSLMGFTLTLPGFAGIILTVGMAVDANVIIYERIKEELWAGKSAAVAVAQGFDNAFWTIIDSNVTTLISGILMIRLGNGPIKGFAITLCWGIVTSLFTSLFLSRLVMDILVNKLGVQRLQLGFKKLEY, from the coding sequence TTGAAATCTGCGACATGGATTTTCCTGCCGCTTGCTATTATTTTAGTGGCTACGGTAATACTTTATCCCAACTTTGCGACTAGGGAGTTGGAACTTGCGATCAGAAAAGAATTTATTTCTCTCCCGCCGGAACAAAAAAAGGCGATTCTTTCCCGGTTTGAAAAACGTTGGAACCTAGAATACAAACAATCCGACTGGGTGATTACTCCTGTTCCAACTGCTTTTCAGGAAGAATCTTATCTTTTGGTCAAAGGTAGATTTATCACTTCCGCAAAGATCAACCAAATCTCTCAGGAAAATCCAGAGCTGATTTTGGAAGCCAAAAACAAGCTCCGTCCAACTTTCGTGGAGGAATGGATTACCAAAGGACGTCCTCTTACGATTAAACTCGGTCTCGACTTGCAAGGTGGGATGCGGGTCGCTCTGAAAGGGGATTTTGAGGATTACGCGTTCAAACTTCGTGAAAGTTATATTAAAGAAATTGAAACTTTACAAAAGACCGTGGCGGATCCTTCTGTTGACGAAAAAGAAAAGAAAAAGGCTAAGGATCGCCTGAGCGAGATCGAAAGTTATTTTGAACTTTCCCCGAGCCGAAAACTTTTAGAACTGGAAAAGGCGAAACTCATCATTGATAATCGTCTTACAAGTCAAAACCTCACCGAACCTCAGGTGCGAATTCAAAAGGATCAGGATTCCATCGAAGTTTCTCTTCCCGGTGTGACTAACTCTTCCCAAATTTTGGAAATCATCCAGAACACCGAAACCGTAGAATATCGTCTGGAAGAACCCGAGAATTCGGCGGGAAATGGACTTACCTATGCAGCAATTATCCAGCAGGAAGAAAATAAACTTCTCGAACTGAAAAGAAGAGAAGAAACCGATATCGTTCAATATCAGAATATTGTAAAACAAAAATTAGGTAAGGCGGAACAGGATAAATTTCTGCAAGCCTTAGAAGATAAGTATAAAATTCCCAAGGATAAATACAGGATTTTTGCCTATTGGGCGAGGGGAAACAATCAAAATTCTCCTTTACTTCCGAGACGGTTCATCGTTTTGGAAAAAGCGATCGCTCTGGACGGAAGAGATATGAGGGATGCGAGGCCTTCCTTTGAAAATAATTCCTTCGGTTATATCGTTTCGTTTACTCTGACCAGTTCGGGAGCCGAAAAATTCTTCGAGATCACTTCTCAAAACAAAGGTAGAAATTTAGCCATTGTTTGGGGAGACAAAGTGGTTTCCGCTCCTACGATTCGCGGCGCAATTGCGGGTGGTGTAGCGCAGATCGACGGTTCCTTTGCCAAAGAAGAGGCGGTGGATCTTGCAAACGTAATCAGTGAAGGAGCGCTTCCAATTCCTCTCCGAGTTTTGGAAATGAGATTTATCGGGCCCACTCTTGGGATCGAATCCATCGAAGTTGGTATGAAGGCGGTTCTAATCGGATTCGTTCTTGTCATGTTCTATATGATTTTGATCTATCGTCTTTCTGGTTTGGTCGCCAATGTCGCCCTTTTTGCGAATATTCTAATCCTCAGTGCTCTCCTTTCCTTGATGGGATTTACTTTGACTTTGCCGGGTTTTGCCGGGATCATTTTGACCGTGGGTATGGCAGTGGATGCGAATGTGATCATCTACGAACGGATCAAAGAGGAATTGTGGGCCGGTAAATCAGCCGCGGTTGCGGTGGCACAGGGTTTCGACAACGCATTCTGGACGATCATAGACAGTAACGTAACCACGTTGATTTCCGGGATTTTGATGATCCGCCTTGGAAACGGTCCTATTAAAGGATTTGCGATTACGCTTTGTTGGGGGATCGTTACTTCTCTTTTTACATCCTTGTTCTTAAGCCGTTTGGTGATGGATATTTTGGTCAATAAGTTGGGAGTTCAAAGACTACAGCTCGGCTTTAAAAAATTGGAGTATTAA
- the secF gene encoding protein translocase subunit SecF, translated as MFDFIKYKYVSIVFSLVLIIFGFGYTYFVHGGFANSLDFNGGLRTVIEFDQNTDRRKLESYFAENKIEAVLLLLDKEKHHYQIDIGLGSLDFILQKYREKSGLKPTDKVELSGIDALISILIADFGIDKSNVLSANQVGAIVGGELSSTGITLLGLTMAIILAYISFRFQFKFALGAIVALTHDLILTVAFIGFFQIKPSVPIIAALLTLLGYSINDTIVVFDRIRENASGNLDQTFGQTINSAINQTLGRTFNTSFATLISIVAIIIGGATELFDFAYVLTFGIVIGTYSSIFIAAPLVDIYDHIIRKARG; from the coding sequence ATGTTTGATTTTATAAAATACAAATACGTTTCCATCGTCTTTTCCTTGGTTCTGATCATATTCGGTTTTGGTTATACATACTTCGTTCACGGAGGGTTTGCAAATTCTTTGGATTTTAACGGGGGACTTAGAACCGTGATCGAGTTCGATCAAAATACGGACCGCAGAAAATTGGAAAGCTATTTTGCGGAAAATAAGATCGAAGCGGTACTCTTACTCTTGGATAAGGAAAAACATCATTATCAAATTGATATCGGCCTCGGTTCTCTGGATTTCATTCTACAAAAATACAGGGAAAAGAGCGGATTGAAACCTACGGATAAGGTGGAGCTTTCCGGCATTGACGCCCTTATTTCTATCCTGATTGCGGATTTTGGAATAGATAAAAGTAATGTACTCAGTGCCAATCAAGTCGGTGCGATCGTAGGGGGTGAACTTTCTTCCACTGGAATCACTCTGCTCGGACTTACGATGGCGATTATTCTTGCGTATATCAGTTTTCGATTTCAATTCAAATTCGCCTTGGGAGCGATTGTGGCCTTGACCCACGATTTAATACTGACTGTTGCATTTATTGGGTTTTTCCAAATCAAACCGAGTGTTCCGATCATCGCGGCTCTTTTGACTCTCCTCGGATATTCGATCAACGATACGATCGTCGTTTTTGATCGAATTCGGGAAAATGCGTCCGGAAATTTGGACCAAACTTTCGGTCAGACCATCAATTCTGCGATCAATCAGACTCTGGGAAGAACGTTTAACACGTCTTTTGCGACTCTGATCTCCATTGTTGCGATTATCATTGGGGGAGCGACCGAACTTTTCGACTTCGCTTATGTACTTACCTTTGGGATCGTCATCGGAACGTATTCTTCCATTTTTATCGCGGCTCCTCTCGTGGATATCTACGACCACATTATACGAAAGGCTCGAGGCTGA